The Etheostoma cragini isolate CJK2018 chromosome 15, CSU_Ecrag_1.0, whole genome shotgun sequence genome window below encodes:
- the LOC117958100 gene encoding RNA-binding protein with serine-rich domain 1-like: MAPSPTKRKEEEKTKDRGKEKTTTKEGDKERGREKARKRRSASTGSSSSRSRSSSSSSSSSGSSSGSSSGSSSSGSSRSGSSSSRSSSSSSSSGSPSPSRRRHDNRRRSRSASKTQKRGDDKERRKRSPSPKPTKVHLGRLTRNVTKDHIQEIFSTYGKIKMVEMPMDRVHPHLSRGYAYVEFETPEEAQKALKHMDGGQIDGQEIAASAVLTQRIRPPPRRPSPPRRMPPPPPMWRRSPPRMRRRSRSPRRRSPVRRRSRSRSPGRRRHRSRSSSNSSR, translated from the exons aaggagagagggagggagaaagcaAGGAAACGTCGCAGTGCCTccactggcagcagcagcagcag GTCTAGATCTAGCTCTTCTTCAAGCAGCAGCTCTGGTTCCAGCTCAGGTTCCTCAAGTGGATCCAGCTCATCTGGCTCCAGCCGCTCTGGTTCTTCAAGCTCTCGTTCGTCCTCCTCTTCCAGCTCCTCAGGCTCCCCTAGCCCCAGCCGTAGACGCCATGACAACCGCCGCCGCTCCCGCTCAGC gtccaaaacacaaaagaggGGAGATGACAAGGAGCGAAGGAAAAGAAGTCCGAGCCCCAAACCAACTAAAGTTCACTTAGGGCGGCTGACTAGGAATGTTACCAAG GACCACATCCAGGAGATCTTTTCCACATATGGAAAAATCAAAATGGTCGAAATGCCAATGGACAGGGTCCACCCACACCTTTCCAGGGGCTATGCTTATGTGGAGTTTGAGACTCCTGAGGAGGCCCAGAAGGCCCTCAAACACATGGATGGAG GTCAGATTGATGGACAAGAAATCGCAGCATCTGCCGTGCTGACTCAACGAATCCGCCCTCCACCTCGTAGACCTTCTCCCCCTCGCAGAATGCCCCCACCACCACCTATGTGGCGTCGCAGTCCACCACGCATGAGGAGAAG GTCCCGCTCCCCGAGGAGGCGGTCCCCAGTACGCCGCCGCTCTCGCTCGAGATCTCCTGGTCGCAGGCGTCACCGCTCTCGTTCCAGCTCTAACTCCTCCAGATAG